One Sporomusaceae bacterium ACPt DNA window includes the following coding sequences:
- the nrtD_3 gene encoding Nitrate import ATP-binding protein NrtD translates to MLSLVVENVSKSFFTSHNRIHTLDKINIEFKKSEFICILGPSGCGKSTLLNIIAGLETATTGRVILNGNEVKEAGPDRVVMFQEPALFPWLRVIDNVEFGMKMAGISKAERRERALKYLKMVHLTRFQNSFVHELSGGMKQRVALARALTLDSEVLLMDEPFAALDSQTKNILQLELQQIWWETKKTVIFVTHNVEEAVLLADRVIVMAANPGSIKKEFHIQLARPRQPENVDLAYLAAGIMKELKEEVEKVAKVEFDSEWSIKKDLLLSDSDSNMGIGL, encoded by the coding sequence GTGTTGAGTCTGGTTGTTGAGAATGTAAGCAAAAGCTTTTTCACTAGCCATAACAGGATTCATACTCTCGATAAAATCAATATCGAGTTTAAAAAGAGTGAATTTATCTGCATTTTAGGGCCATCCGGGTGTGGAAAGTCGACCCTCCTGAATATTATTGCCGGACTGGAAACGGCAACCACCGGCAGAGTTATATTGAATGGCAATGAAGTGAAAGAAGCAGGTCCTGATCGGGTTGTCATGTTTCAGGAGCCAGCCCTGTTTCCGTGGTTAAGGGTAATTGACAATGTGGAATTCGGCATGAAAATGGCCGGCATTTCCAAAGCCGAGCGACGGGAACGAGCACTCAAGTATCTGAAGATGGTACACCTTACCAGATTCCAGAATTCTTTTGTACACGAGTTGTCGGGCGGAATGAAGCAGCGGGTTGCCCTCGCGCGGGCGCTGACGCTGGATTCTGAAGTGCTGTTGATGGATGAGCCCTTTGCCGCGCTGGACAGCCAGACCAAGAATATTCTCCAGCTCGAACTGCAGCAAATCTGGTGGGAAACAAAAAAGACGGTGATTTTTGTCACCCATAATGTTGAGGAGGCTGTTCTGTTAGCAGACAGGGTTATTGTCATGGCGGCAAACCCCGGCAGTATAAAAAAAGAGTTCCACATACAGCTCGCCAGGCCCAGGCAACCCGAAAATGTTGATTTGGCGTACCTGGCCGCAGGCATTATGAAAGAACTGAAAGAGGAGGTGGAGAAGGTTGCCAAAGTTGAATTTGACAG